Proteins encoded by one window of Candidatus Krumholzibacteriia bacterium:
- a CDS encoding tetratricopeptide repeat protein, whose product MTPKFRSLPTILAVALAITTLATTFAVAAGTDSKEEPANTAESLYNEGLELAEQGRYADAREKFEAAHAEDDRDPETVNMLAFTLRKTGELEKAFALYEEALALRDRFPEAREYLGEAHLQAALQQVEILRSYGPDGAEQLESLLGAIQRAAADAAGEDFEVQPTNW is encoded by the coding sequence GTGACCCCGAAGTTCCGCTCTCTGCCCACGATCCTGGCGGTGGCCCTCGCCATCACCACCCTGGCCACGACCTTCGCCGTCGCCGCCGGCACGGACAGCAAGGAAGAACCCGCGAACACCGCCGAGAGCCTCTACAACGAGGGCCTCGAGTTGGCCGAGCAGGGCCGCTACGCCGACGCGCGCGAGAAGTTCGAGGCCGCCCACGCCGAAGACGACCGTGACCCGGAGACCGTGAACATGCTGGCCTTCACGCTGCGCAAGACGGGTGAGCTGGAGAAGGCCTTCGCTTTGTACGAAGAGGCGCTCGCGCTGCGCGACCGCTTCCCCGAGGCGCGCGAGTACCTGGGTGAGGCCCACCTCCAGGCCGCGCTGCAGCAGGTGGAGATCCTGCGCTCGTACGGGCCGGACGGGGCCGAGCAACTCGAGTCGCTGCTGGGTGCGATCCAGCGGGCGGCGGCCGACGCCGCGGGCGAGGACTTCGAGGTGCAGCCGACGAACTGGTGA
- a CDS encoding ATP-binding cassette domain-containing protein, protein MIEVHDLRKTYRVHRKRPGLRASVKALFVREQVEKHALKGVDLRVGAGEIVGLVGSNGAGKTTLVKVLTGILHPSGGEARVLGHTPWEREDDYRRRIALIMGQKAQLWWDLPAADGFLLLREIYRVPPERHAENLERLATALDVKNQLHVQVRRLSLGERMKMELIAALLHDPDVVFLDEPTIGLDLTAQRAMREFILEYQRERQPAMILTSHYMEDIESLCPRIVILREGEVVYDGSRDRLMRDYARDKVIVVHLQAEHAHRDFRGHVHGPGMQLIDHEEDVLRLRVARDDVAGAAGHVLANLPVRDLSIEEPEIGTIIEALQQGRG, encoded by the coding sequence TTGATCGAAGTCCACGACCTCCGCAAGACCTACCGCGTGCACCGCAAGCGCCCCGGCCTGCGGGCCTCGGTCAAGGCGTTGTTCGTCCGTGAACAGGTCGAGAAACACGCGCTGAAGGGCGTGGACCTGCGGGTCGGGGCCGGCGAGATCGTCGGACTGGTGGGGTCGAACGGGGCGGGCAAGACCACGCTGGTGAAGGTGCTGACCGGGATCCTGCACCCCAGTGGGGGCGAGGCGCGGGTCCTCGGCCACACCCCCTGGGAGCGCGAAGACGACTACCGTCGCCGCATCGCGTTGATCATGGGGCAGAAGGCGCAGTTGTGGTGGGACCTGCCCGCGGCCGACGGATTCCTGCTGCTGCGCGAGATCTACCGTGTCCCGCCCGAGCGCCACGCCGAGAACCTCGAGCGCCTGGCCACGGCGCTCGACGTGAAGAACCAGCTCCACGTCCAGGTGCGCCGACTGAGTCTGGGCGAGCGCATGAAGATGGAGCTGATCGCCGCGCTCCTGCACGATCCCGACGTCGTGTTCCTCGACGAGCCGACGATCGGACTCGACCTCACCGCCCAGCGCGCCATGCGCGAATTCATCCTCGAGTACCAGCGCGAGCGGCAGCCGGCCATGATCCTGACTTCGCACTACATGGAGGACATCGAGAGCCTCTGCCCGCGGATCGTCATCCTGCGCGAGGGCGAGGTCGTCTACGACGGATCGCGTGACCGGCTGATGCGCGACTACGCCCGCGACAAGGTGATCGTGGTGCACCTGCAGGCCGAGCACGCCCACCGGGACTTCCGCGGACACGTGCATGGACCCGGTATGCAGCTGATCGACCACGAAGAGGACGTGCTGCGTCTCCGCGTGGCCCGCGACGACGTGGCCGGTGCCGCCGGACACGTCCTGGCGAACCTGCCGGTGCGGGACCTGAGCATCGAAGAGCCCGAGATCGGGACGATCATCGAGGCTCTGCAGCAGGGGCGGGGATGA
- a CDS encoding ABC-2 family transporter protein has product MRTRYGWILPAWSSELRKLLSYRVDFWLDFAGSLIVQVGLAWFLWDAILRARGTETVGGMGLQALVLYYLLVPLVEKISRGPEMGFLSNEIYDGTLTRYLVYPVPLFGYKYVLHLAVSTIALVQLFLALGVYVSWRGVPEPFEITWVGLLFGVIAAIAASALYFHMAACLELVAYWADNVWSLLVMLRFAIRLLGGGMIPLSLFPELGQQILEVLPFAPLLSFPIRTILGEIGPGAYVKAMALLVGWTVAFAALARWIHARGSRRYTGVGI; this is encoded by the coding sequence ATGAGGACTCGGTACGGTTGGATCCTTCCGGCCTGGTCGTCGGAATTGCGCAAGCTCCTGAGCTATCGCGTGGACTTCTGGCTCGACTTCGCGGGTTCGCTGATCGTGCAGGTGGGCCTGGCGTGGTTCCTCTGGGACGCGATCCTGCGCGCGCGCGGCACCGAAACCGTCGGGGGCATGGGACTGCAGGCGCTCGTGCTGTACTACCTGCTCGTGCCTCTGGTCGAGAAGATCTCCCGCGGTCCCGAGATGGGGTTCCTGTCGAACGAGATCTACGACGGCACGCTGACGCGGTACCTCGTGTATCCGGTTCCCCTGTTCGGCTACAAGTACGTGCTGCACCTGGCCGTGTCGACGATCGCACTGGTGCAACTGTTCCTGGCCCTCGGTGTGTACGTCTCCTGGCGTGGAGTGCCCGAACCCTTCGAGATCACCTGGGTGGGTCTCCTGTTCGGGGTGATCGCCGCGATCGCGGCCAGTGCGCTGTACTTCCACATGGCGGCGTGCCTGGAGTTGGTGGCCTACTGGGCGGACAACGTGTGGAGCCTGCTGGTCATGCTGCGCTTCGCGATCCGCCTGCTCGGCGGTGGCATGATCCCGTTGAGTCTCTTCCCCGAGCTCGGGCAACAGATCCTGGAGGTCCTCCCCTTCGCGCCCCTGTTGTCGTTTCCGATCCGCACGATCCTCGGCGAGATCGGACCCGGCGCCTACGTGAAGGCCATGGCCCTGCTCGTGGGTTGGACGGTGGCCTTCGCGGCGCTGGCCCGATGGATCCACGCGCGCGGCTCACGGCGCTACACGGGGGTGGGGATCTGA